The Dethiosulfovibrio peptidovorans DSM 11002 nucleotide sequence TGTTTCCTCCTTTATGTATGTGCTGCTTTTGTGCCGCAGGGATCTCGTCCCTGAGATGCCGATTTACCTCGATATCGCCAGGTCCCTAAGGAAGAGGGCAATCTGCGGGAACATGACGAGAAGTGCCGAGATTATGACCATCATTATTATGAAGGGAGGAACTCCCTTCACCACGTCCAGATATTTCTGACGGAATATCGGAATCGCTGTGAATATGTTGCACCCGAACGGTGGTGTAGAAGATCCGATCGCGGCCTGAAGGGTCACTATCGTTCCCACTAGGACGTTGTCTAGCCCGGAAGCCGCTACAGGTCCTCTGAATATGGGGGTCAGGATCATTATTACCACCACCGGATCCACGAACATGCATCCCAGGAAGTAGGCGATGGATAAAACCGTAAGGATGCGAAGCTGAGTTGGATCGACCCCGAGCAGGGCCGGAAGAATTATATTCGGTATCCTGGCGAAAGAGATCGTCCAGGAAAAGGCCTGTCCCACGGCTATCAAAATGAATACAATTGCTGTGACCACCCCGGTTCGGAGAGCTAGTTTGGGAATGTCCTTAAATGTTATGGATTTATACACGAATCGCTCCAGAAGGAAAGCGTATAGAACCGAGACGGCTGCCGCCTCCGTAGGGCTGAATACTCCCGAGTAGATTCCTCCGAATATTATGAGAGGGAAGGTGAAGCTCAAAAGCGCCTCTTTCAGCGCGGTCATCCGTTCTTTCCACGTCGCCTTGGTCGCGATATTGTGGGGATCCGATACGAACCAGCAGTAGAGGGAAAAGAACAGGAAGATCAAAAGTCCGGGACCGACTCCGGCGATGAACAGTTCTCCAACCGAGGCTCCGCCGACGACGCCGTAGACGATCATATATATGCTTGGCGGTATCAGCAGTGCGATCTCGGCGGAGTTGATTATCAGTGCCGTGGAGAAAGAGGATGAGTATCCCGCGTCCATCAGCATCGGCCTCATCGGGCCTCCTATGGCGACCACCGTGGCCTGGGTGGAGCCCGATACCGCTCCGAACAGGGTGCAGGCGCCAGCTGTGGCTATGGGAAGTCCTCCTCTTTTATGACCTATGAACCTGACGACGAAGTGAAGCAATCTGTCCGCTACCTCGCCGGCGGTCATTATATCTGCGGCGAAGATGAACATAGGTACAGCTATAAGCGACATGGACTGTATCCCCCCGACGACCTGTTGCATCAGCATGGTAGGATCGAGGTTGGGAAAGTAGAAGATCAAAGTCACTAAGGCCCCCGCCATGAGAGGAACCATCATCGGGAATCCGAGAAGCAGCAAAGCCGTCATGACGCCTACAAGGGTTATCAACATCTGCCAGTCCCCCTAAACCATAAACTCGTCGGTTTCGCTCTCTCCGTCGACGACGTTAGGAGCGACGTAAATCTCGGAATTCCGTAGATTTTTGATGAACGTGAGCGCATATTGAAGTCCGGTCATGAAAAAACCAAGAGGGACCCACATGATTACTAGGTAGAGAGGGAATCTAAGAGCCGGAGACATCCGGCCGGATATAAAAAGTTTCATGGTATAACAGGAGGAATAGTAGCAAAGGACGAACATCAAAAAAGCGGTTCCGGCGGTCATTATGAGCATCATTATCTTTCTCATGGTTTCGGGCATCACGTCGTATATGGCGGACATCCTGATATGGACGCCTTTTCTCGCCGCGTAACTGGCACCTATGAACGTTACCCAGATTATGGTGAACTGACTTACCTCCTCCGCATAGGTCCAACTATGTTGAAACAGATTGCGACTTATAACGTTGCCTATGCTGACCAGCGCCATTACGATGATGCTATAGGCGACGACGTTTCTCTCGAAAATCTCGAAGAAACGGTTGATCTTTGCTAGTAGATTCATGAAAAACCCTCCAAAGTTTTTAAGACTTTCCGTTGTTTCCCATGGCATATCTTAGAAGTACTTCCGCAGCAGTACAGACCTCCTCGACCGAGATCCACTCGTCGACCGTATAGCTTCTGTTGTGGTCTCCAGGACCGAATATGACGAAGGGTATGCCCAGAGTCGGTACCAGTCTGGAGGCGTCGGTAAAGGGATGTATTCCGATCTCTTCCGATGGTAGATTAAGCGAAGTGCATATGTTCTTGAAATTAACCACCATTGGAGCACTGTGATGCATTCCCACCGGAGGCTGTGAGTTGACTTCTCTCATCTCGATTTTGAGTGAATCGGTCTGAGATTCCATCTCGTCCGCTATTTCTCTCGCTTTTTTCGCTATATCTTCCGAATCGATCGAGGGCAGAAGCCTTATATCCAGAACCCCTCTGGCTTTGCCTGGGACCACGTTGAGATTAGAGCCTCCTTCGATCTTGGTGACGGTGCAGCTGTTTCTTCCCAGAAGTCTGTGAGATGGCTCTTTGATCAGACTCTGGTTTAGACTGGATGCGAGTTTCATGAAGTTCGTGACGGCGTTCACTCCTTTTTCCGGTGTGGCACTGTGACATTCTTTCCCCTCTACCGATATCTCTAGCCAAAGGGCTCCTTTTTCGGCCAACGCTATAGACATAGATGTAGGTTCGACCACCACGAGTTCGTCCATCTCATCCATAAGTCCGCTTTTAAGAAGAGCGCCAGCTCCTATGCCGTTCAGCTCCTCGTCGGCGGATAGGCAAAGGTGGACGGGATAGGGCGGATTGATGCCGGACCTTACCATTGCCAGACCTGCGGCTATGATCGATGCCAATCCACCTTTGGCGTTGATGGTTCCCTTTCCGTAAATCTTTCCGTCTTCGTGTTCGGCCCCGAAGGGTGATCTGGTCCAGGAGTCGGGATTGTCCACGTCGATGGTGTCCATGTGTCCCACGAAGGCCAGGTTCTTCTCCTCTGAATCTCCCGGTATGGAGATCTTCAAAGAAGCCCTATTGCCCCCGTGTTCCAGTAGTTTTATTTTGACTCTATCCTCGGGAAACAGGGAGGCAATATAATTTGCGCAGTCCCTCTCGTCTCCTCTGGGAAGGGTGGTCCTTATCCTGACGAGATTTTGCAGTATTTGAACGATTTCTTTATCCGGAACTAGTTCGTGTCTTTTCACGGTTATCCCTCTTTCTGACTAAAGTATATAGCATGATTTTAGAAAAAGCCTTGTCCAACATGGACAAGGCTTTTTGGAGAAGTTGTCTTGTGAAGACAAAATCAGCTTGATGTAGATGGTCCAGATTGGCCCTTGAAACTATCGTGTATGAGAAAGATCCTCAGGGATAGACTGACGGCGAAACGCTGTTCGTTGTCGTCCAAATCTAGCGATAGCACCTCGCAGATCCTCTTGAAACGGTATTTTACCGTGTTGTAGTGAACGTACAGACTGTCCGCCGCTGTCCTGAGGTTCCAGTTCCCCCTGTCTATCGCCAGCAGGGTCGCCATCAGTTCCGTGTTGTTCGTTTTGTCATATTCTACAAGCGGACTTAGCTTTTGTCTCATGAAGTCTACACCGTCGCTCTTCTGTGCCAAGGTGGACAGGAGTTTATAGGCCCCGAGCTCGTTCCATCTGGCGATGGCCCAGTCTTTGAGAAAACGATCCATTATCTCTATAGCCTGACATGCTTCCCTGTAACTTTCTCCAGCGTCTATGAAGGAAGATCGAGGATCTCCTATTCCTAGTCTCACCTTTAGAGGAGTTATCTCGTCTCTTACGTAGCGACAAGTCTCGAATATCTCCTTGGAGCCGTTGGTCGACGAGGGAATCAGAAGTGCCAGATGGTGTCCCACGTTGGCGAAGATAAGCTTAGGGTAGAATGACCTCAGTCGATGACATATGGTCTGTCTTATCCTGTCTTCCGGGTCGGTATCCACTGCCATTGCGACCACCGCCGTCACAGATCCAGAAAGGTCCCATCCGAATAGAGAAGCTCTGTTCTCCAGTTCGTCTGGGTGCCTTATCCTGGAGAAAAGAAGGTCCTGAACGCAGTGGTCTCTGTATCTCTGTTCCACCTTGAGCTCGCTGTGTTTTCTATTGAGCAGTAGCCTAAGAGCCAGAGTTGCATTTTCCAATAAATCGGTAGTCGAAGAAGGATCTTCTCGCGGACGGTTAAGTATCAGAGTCCCCACTACGCTATTGTCCTGACTGACGGTCGTGTGATGGAATATCCGGAGTAGTTCTCGATGAGGATAGGTCTTTATCTGCTCGAAGAACTCGGTATTTCTGGAGAAAACGTGTAGTTTCCCGCTATTGAGCTTAAAGGCGCAGTCGAATCCGGATAGTTCGTGAATGGTTCGGAGAATGTCCTCCAGTCCTCCACTTTTTAGGAGGGTCTCGGCGAAAGGCGCAAAAGAGCGGTCTTTGACGGCGGGTGGAGTTTTTTTCAAGACGAGGTCTCCTCTAAAGGATTAGGGTCGGTATCCATACTTTCCAACGATCAGGAGTCCCTGTCAAGGGAGATTGCAAAACGGGCGAAAGTAGAAAAACCTTCGCCCGTTTCGTTTTATCATAAGCTGATTGGTGGAGTTACTAGAACAATCCGGAGATTCTTCCGTTTTCGTCGACGTCTATTGCCAGAGCGGCTGGTTTCTTGGGCAGTCCCGGCATGGTCATTATAGAGCCGGTTATGGCCACTATGAATCCGGCTCCGGCGGAGGCCCTTACCTCCCTGACCGTTACGGTGAAGCCGGTGGGTCGGCCCTTCTTTGCCGGGTCGTCGGAGATGGAGGCCTGGGTCTTGGCCATGCAGATCAGAAGATCGTCCAGACCGAGATCGTGAATAGCCTTTAGGTCCTTCTCCGCCTTGTCGGTGAAGCTGACTCCGTCGGCTCCGTAGATCTCCGTGGCTATCTTGGTGATCTTCTCCTTGGGACTCAACTTCTCGTCGTAGAGGAAGTGGAAATCGTTCTTCTCGTCACAGGCGGCTATGACCTTCTCGGCCAGGTCGATTCCTCCCTCGCCTCCCTTTGCCCATATTTCTGACAGGGCCACCGGGGCGCCGAGGGCTGCGCATTTCTCCTCGACCAGCTTGAGCTCCTCGGGAGTGTCGGTGGGGAAGGCGTTGATCGCCACCACCACGGGAAGCCCGAAGTTCTTCATGTTCTCTATGTGTTTCTCCAGGTTGGGAATGCCGGCGGCGAGAGCGTCCATATTAACCTCGCCCAGCTTGTCCTTGGAAACTCCCCCGTGCATCTTGAGGGCCCTCACCGTGGCCACTATCACCACCGCGTTCGGCTTCAGACCGGCCAGACGGCACTTGATGTCCAGGAACTTCTCCGCGCCCAGGTCGGCGGCGAAGCCCGCCTCGGTCACGAAATAATCCGCCAGTTTTAGGCCGTACTTAGTGGCCATGACGCTGTTGCAGCCGTGGGCTATGTTGGCGAAGGGACCGCCGTGTATGAAGGCCGGAACGTGCTCCAATGTCTGCACCAGGTTGGGTTTGAGGGCGTCTTTCAGCAGCATCGCCATGGCTCCCTGGGCCCTCAGGTCACCTGCCGTCACAGCCTTGCCTTCGTAGTCGTAGGCGACGATGATCTTGGCGAGCCTCTCCTTGAGATCCGAGATCCCCGAGGCGAGACAGAGAATGGCCATCACCTCCGAAGCCACCGTTATGTCGAAGCCGTCCTCTCTGGGCATGCCGTGGGGCTTGCCTCCTAGGCCTATGACTGTATGTCTCAGGGCCCTGTCGTTCATGTCCAGAACCCTCTTCAAGACGATCCTGCGGGGATCGATGTTCAGCTCGTTGCCCTGCTGTATCGAGTTGTCCAGCATCGCGGCGAGGAGGTTGTGGGCCGAGGTTATGGCGTGGAGGTCTCCGGTGAAGTGGATGTTGATGTCCTCCATAGGCACGACCTGGCTGTAACCACCTCCGGCGGCTCCGCCCTTGACTCCGAAAACCGGGCCAAGAGATGGCTCTCTGAGGGCCAGGGTGGTCTTCTTTCCCAGCTTGGCCAGGGCCTGGGCTAGACCTACCGACGTGGTGGTCTTTCCCTCTCCCGCCGGGGTGGGGGTAATGGCCGTCACCAGGATAAGCTTACCGTCCTCGTCATCCTTGATGCGGTTCCACAGATCGTAGGACACCTTGGCCTTGTATTT carries:
- a CDS encoding TRAP transporter large permease, whose translation is MLITLVGVMTALLLLGFPMMVPLMAGALVTLIFYFPNLDPTMLMQQVVGGIQSMSLIAVPMFIFAADIMTAGEVADRLLHFVVRFIGHKRGGLPIATAGACTLFGAVSGSTQATVVAIGGPMRPMLMDAGYSSSFSTALIINSAEIALLIPPSIYMIVYGVVGGASVGELFIAGVGPGLLIFLFFSLYCWFVSDPHNIATKATWKERMTALKEALLSFTFPLIIFGGIYSGVFSPTEAAAVSVLYAFLLERFVYKSITFKDIPKLALRTGVVTAIVFILIAVGQAFSWTISFARIPNIILPALLGVDPTQLRILTVLSIAYFLGCMFVDPVVVIMILTPIFRGPVAASGLDNVLVGTIVTLQAAIGSSTPPFGCNIFTAIPIFRQKYLDVVKGVPPFIIMMVIISALLVMFPQIALFLRDLAISR
- a CDS encoding TRAP transporter small permease, with the protein product MNLLAKINRFFEIFERNVVAYSIIVMALVSIGNVISRNLFQHSWTYAEEVSQFTIIWVTFIGASYAARKGVHIRMSAIYDVMPETMRKIMMLIMTAGTAFLMFVLCYYSSCYTMKLFISGRMSPALRFPLYLVIMWVPLGFFMTGLQYALTFIKNLRNSEIYVAPNVVDGESETDEFMV
- a CDS encoding M20 family metallopeptidase, which produces MKRHELVPDKEIVQILQNLVRIRTTLPRGDERDCANYIASLFPEDRVKIKLLEHGGNRASLKISIPGDSEEKNLAFVGHMDTIDVDNPDSWTRSPFGAEHEDGKIYGKGTINAKGGLASIIAAGLAMVRSGINPPYPVHLCLSADEELNGIGAGALLKSGLMDEMDELVVVEPTSMSIALAEKGALWLEISVEGKECHSATPEKGVNAVTNFMKLASSLNQSLIKEPSHRLLGRNSCTVTKIEGGSNLNVVPGKARGVLDIRLLPSIDSEDIAKKAREIADEMESQTDSLKIEMREVNSQPPVGMHHSAPMVVNFKNICTSLNLPSEEIGIHPFTDASRLVPTLGIPFVIFGPGDHNRSYTVDEWISVEEVCTAAEVLLRYAMGNNGKS
- a CDS encoding PucR family transcriptional regulator, yielding MKKTPPAVKDRSFAPFAETLLKSGGLEDILRTIHELSGFDCAFKLNSGKLHVFSRNTEFFEQIKTYPHRELLRIFHHTTVSQDNSVVGTLILNRPREDPSSTTDLLENATLALRLLLNRKHSELKVEQRYRDHCVQDLLFSRIRHPDELENRASLFGWDLSGSVTAVVAMAVDTDPEDRIRQTICHRLRSFYPKLIFANVGHHLALLIPSSTNGSKEIFETCRYVRDEITPLKVRLGIGDPRSSFIDAGESYREACQAIEIMDRFLKDWAIARWNELGAYKLLSTLAQKSDGVDFMRQKLSPLVEYDKTNNTELMATLLAIDRGNWNLRTAADSLYVHYNTVKYRFKRICEVLSLDLDDNEQRFAVSLSLRIFLIHDSFKGQSGPSTSS
- a CDS encoding formate--tetrahydrofolate ligase, producing MAFLSDIEIAQQAKMKPITEVAAQLGIEEDDLEHYGKYKAKVSYDLWNRIKDDEDGKLILVTAITPTPAGEGKTTTSVGLAQALAKLGKKTTLALREPSLGPVFGVKGGAAGGGYSQVVPMEDINIHFTGDLHAITSAHNLLAAMLDNSIQQGNELNIDPRRIVLKRVLDMNDRALRHTVIGLGGKPHGMPREDGFDITVASEVMAILCLASGISDLKERLAKIIVAYDYEGKAVTAGDLRAQGAMAMLLKDALKPNLVQTLEHVPAFIHGGPFANIAHGCNSVMATKYGLKLADYFVTEAGFAADLGAEKFLDIKCRLAGLKPNAVVIVATVRALKMHGGVSKDKLGEVNMDALAAGIPNLEKHIENMKNFGLPVVVAINAFPTDTPEELKLVEEKCAALGAPVALSEIWAKGGEGGIDLAEKVIAACDEKNDFHFLYDEKLSPKEKITKIATEIYGADGVSFTDKAEKDLKAIHDLGLDDLLICMAKTQASISDDPAKKGRPTGFTVTVREVRASAGAGFIVAITGSIMTMPGLPKKPAALAIDVDENGRISGLF